In a single window of the Chionomys nivalis chromosome 11, mChiNiv1.1, whole genome shotgun sequence genome:
- the Sfn gene encoding 14-3-3 protein sigma, whose translation MERASLIQKAKLAEQAERYEDMAAFMKGAVEKGEELSCEERNLLSVAYKNVVGGQRAAWRVLSSIEQKSNEEGSEEKGPEVKEYREKVETELRGVCDTVLGLLDSHLIKEAGEAESRVFYLKMKGDYYRYLAEVATGDDKKRIIDSARSAYQEAMDISKKEMPPTNPIRLGLALNFSVFHYEIANSPEEAISLAKTTFDEAMADLHTLNEDSYKDSTLIMQLLRDNLTLWTADNAGEEGGEAPEEPQS comes from the coding sequence ATGGAGAGAGCCAGTCTGATCCAGAAGGCCAAGTTGGCTGAGCAGGCCGAACGCTATGAGGACATGGCAGCCTTCATGAAGGGTGCCGTGGAGAAGGGTGAGGAACTCTCCTGCGAGGAGCGGAATCTGCTCTCCGTGGCCTATAAGAATGTGGTGGGCGGCCAGAGAGCGGCCTGGAGAGTCCTGTCCAGCATCGAGCAGAAAAGCAACGAGGAGGGGTCGGAGGAGAAGGGCCCCGAGGTGAAAGAGTACCGGGAGAAGGTAGAGACGGAGCTCCGCGGGGTGTGCGACACCGTGCTGGGCCTGCTGGACTCCCACCTCATCAAAGAGGCCGGAGAGGCAGAAAGCCGCGTCTTCTACCTGAAGATGAAGGGCGACTACTACCGCTATCTGGCCGAGGTGGCCACTGGCGATGACAAGAAGCGCATCATTGATTCTGCCCGCTCAGCCTACCAAGAGGCCATGGACATCAGCAAGAAGGAGATGCCGCCCACCAACCCCATACGCCTGGGCCTGGCCCTGAACTTTTCTGTCTTCCACTACGAGATAGCCAACAGCCCCGAGGAGGCCATCTCACTGGCCAAGACCACCTTCGACGAGGCCATGGCCGACCTGCACACCCTCAATGAGGATTCCTACAAGGACAGCACCCTCATCATGCAACTGCTGCGCGACAACCTGACGCTGTGGACAGCCGACAACGCTGGGGAAGAGGGTGGAGAAGCTCCGGAGGAGCCCCAGAGCTGA
- the Gpn2 gene encoding GPN-loop GTPase 2 gives MAGAAPATAFGQAVIGPPGSGKTTYCLGMSEFLRALGRRVAVVNLDPANEGLPYECAVDVGELVGLGDVMDALRLGPNGGLLYCMEYLEANLDWLRAKLEPLRGHYFLFDCPGQVELCTHHGALRNIFSQMAQWDLRLTAVHLVDSHYCTDPGKFISVLCTSLATMLHVELPHVNLLSKMDLIEHYGKLAFNLDYYTEVLDLSYLLEHLASDPFFSHYRQLNEKLVQLVEDYSLVSFIPLNIQDKDSIQRVLQAVDKANGYCFGVQEQRSLEAMMSAAMGADFHFSSTLGIQEKYLASSDQTAEQEAMQL, from the exons ATGGCGGGGGCCGCCCCGGCCACGGCCTTCGGGCAGGCGGTGATCGGGCCCCCGGGCTCGGGGAAGACCACGTACTGCCTGGGCATGAGTGAGTTCCTGCGCGCGCTCGGCCGGCGCGTGGCCGTGGTGAACCTGGACCCAGCTAACGAAGGGCTGCCCTATGAGTGTGCCGTGGACGTGGGCGAGCTGGTGGGCCTGGGCGACGTGATGGACGCGCTGCGCCTGGGCCCCAACGGTGGCCTGCTCTACTGCATGGAGTACCTGGAAGCCAACCTGGACTGGCTGCGCGCCAAGCTCGAGCCCCTCCGAGGCCACTACTTTCTCTTCGACTGCCCTGGCCAGGTGGAGCTCTGCACGCACCATGGCGCCCTGCGCAATATCTTCTCCCAGATGGCACAGTGGGACCTCAGG CTGACGGCTGTCCATCTTGTGGATTCTCACTACTGCACAGACCCAGGCAAGTTCATCTCAGTGCTGTGCACCTCCCTGGCCACCATGCTGCATGTGGAGCTGCCCCATGTCAacctcctctccaagatggacctTATCGAACACTATGGGAAGCTGG CCTTCAACCTGGACTACTACACGGAAGTCCTGGACCTCTCCTACCTGCTTGAGCACCTGGCATCTGACCCGTTCTTCAGTCACTACCGTCAGCTCAATGAGAAGCTGGTCCAACTCGTCGAAGACTACAGCCTGGTCTCCTTTATCCCTCTGAACATCCAG GACAAGGACAGCATCCAGCGAGTCCTACAGGCTGTGGATAAAGCCAATGGCTACTGTTTTGGGGTTCAGGAGCAGCGAAGCCTGGAGGCCATGATGTCCGCTGCGATGGGAGCCGACTTTCATTTCTCCTC CACTCTGGGCATCCAGGAGAAGTACTTAGCATCCTCGGACCAGACGGCAGAACAGGAAGCCATGCAGCTGTAG